A region of Periplaneta americana isolate PAMFEO1 chromosome 16, P.americana_PAMFEO1_priV1, whole genome shotgun sequence DNA encodes the following proteins:
- the LOC138691250 gene encoding ribitol 5-phosphate transferase FKRP encodes MRIRVAKIITLIVVLLNLLVLYCIWSLFSRNDEYARGTQLSKLWISTPPSQVLKNVENSVTVIIRKFESFENDVPKTVGSILSVFPNISILLVSDGLPYPPLGISNNIKNVDIINVQFQLGHSQEDINPLHHVKTKYVLFIPDSTRILSEKSLHNMIYELKRQPHNIIAAPFSNTKTVDCLNIHLNVREWIIQYDIVDGNICDAVRGKHVILLETLTLKKLPEALILPFPDALYIQSAAKDIKVQLIRNILFADGNPLFKSHHAQWKVQQLEHNQQKQMFQKMGLKKVVRETGTVEWYGCNRDVPRCFGTVIDDMPQYLWEGKWTPPCCLAGLRRTARHVFARLDEAGVRYWLEGGSLLGAMRGADILPWDYDVDIGMFREDIGRCPWLVRARTQPVIDNDGFVWEKAAEGDFFRVQFSRMNHLHVDIFPFYQRNNTMTKDTWFPTHKQDKEFPEHFLHPMASIEFVGREVPAPNNIRDFLEFKFGKGVIENPQYPDPQKLKFTAGEDTFIQTRN; translated from the coding sequence ATGCGAATTCGAGTTGCAAAGATAATCACATTAATTGTGGTTTTGCTCAACTtattagtattgtattgtatttggagCCTGTTTTCTAGAAACGATGAATATGCCCGAGGAACACAGTTGAGCAAACTGTGGATTAGTACGCCCCCTTCACAAGTTTTGAAGAATGTAGAGAATTCTGTGACTGTAATAATAAGGAAGTTTGAATCTTTTGAAAATGATGTGCCGAAAACTGTAGGGTCTATATTATCAGTATTTCCAAATATATCCATATTATTAGTAAGTGATGGACTGCCTTATCCCCCATTAGGTATTtcaaacaacataaaaaatgtggATATTATAAACGTTCAGTTTCAACTTGGTCATTCCCAAGAAGACATAAATCCACTGCACCATGTCAAAacaaagtatgttttatttattccTGATTCGACTAGAATTCTATCagaaaaatcattacataatatGATTTATGAATTAAAGAGACAACCTCACAATATCATTGCAGCACCCTTCTCCAATACAAAGACAGTTGATTGCTTGAATATACATCTGAATGTTAGGGAGTGGATCATACAATATGATATAGTAGATGGTAATATATGTGATGCCGTGAGAGGAAAGCATGTTATCCTTTTAGAAACTCTCACATTAAAAAAACTTCCTGAAGCATTAATACTTCCTTTTCCTGATGCACTATATATTCAATCAGCAGCAAAAGATATTAAAGTGCAGTTAATACGTAATATTTTGTTTGCGGATGGCAACCCACTATTTAAGAGTCATCACGCACAATGGAAAGTGCAACAGTTAGAGCATAATCAACAAAAACAGATGTTCCAGAAGATGGGTCTCAAGAAAGTGGTAAGGGAAACTGGAACCGTGGAATGGTATGGCTGTAATAGGGACGTACCACGTTGTTTTGGAACAGTCATAGATGATATGCCTCAGTATCTGTGGGAAGGAAAGTGGACTCCCCCATGTTGTTTGGCTGGTTTACGTCGTACTGCTCGCCACGTATTTGCTCGCCTTGATGAGGCTGGTGTACGTTACTGGTTGGAAGGCGGCAGCCTTCTTGGTGCCATGAGAGGTGCTGATATCTTACCGTGGGATTATGATGTAGACATTGGTATGTTTCGTGAAGATATCGGACGGTGTCCTTGGCTTGTACGTGCCCGTACACAGCCAGTTATTGATAATGATGGTTTTGTGTGGGAGAAAGCAGCAGAAGGTGATTTCTTTCGTGTTCAGTTCAGCCGCATGAATCATTTACACGTTGATATATTTCCATTCTATCAACGCAACAACACCATGACAAAGGACACTTGGTTTCCTACACACAAGCAAGATAAAGAATTTCCAGAACATTTCCTGCATCCAATGGCAAGCATTGAATTTGTTGGAAGAGAAGTGCCAGCACCAAATAATATTAGAGATTTTCTGGAATTTAAATTTGGTAAAGGTGTAATTGAAAATCCTCAGTATCCAGATCCTCAGAAATTGAAGTTTACTGCAGGTGAAGACACATTTATCCAAACAAGGAATTGA